The following coding sequences lie in one Primulina huaijiensis isolate GDHJ02 chromosome 2, ASM1229523v2, whole genome shotgun sequence genomic window:
- the LOC140971344 gene encoding protein PLANT CADMIUM RESISTANCE 2-like → MGARSNQYVYHANAFSYTCIYSIKRPAQKKTCDSHFLNPSQRTMPSYQFFQLRHPPPSLLSLEAPDNGHNPPIPATGVLYIQPTPVGIDSKRHQESKWNTGLFGCHGDLKICCKTLFCPCITASEIVEIITEGTTSTREALVILGLFSVTYCMWAYTCFNRTIIRTRFNIKGSPWNDCLAHGFCLPCALCQEYRELDHRGFDPSLGWFENVERQKNAVAIYQITPPQPASMTRSS, encoded by the exons atgggtgCTCGTTCAAATCAATACGTATATCACGCAAATGCATTTTCTTACACGTGCatttattcaattaaaagaCCGGCACAAAAAAAAACCTGCGATTCCCATTTTCTCAACCCCTCCCAACGAACCATGCCTTCTTACCAATTTTTTCAACTCCGGCATCCTCCGCCGTCGTTACTCTCTCTTGAAGCTCCGGATAATGGCCACAACCCACCAATCCCGGCAACCGGTGTCCTCTATATACAACCGACTCCGGTTGGAATTGATTCAAAACGACACCAAGAATCGAAATGGAATACCGGTCTGTTCGGATGTCATGGTGACCTGAAAATTT GTTGCAAAACGTTGTTCTGTCCATGCATCACGGCTTCTGAGATCGTGGAGATCATAACCGAGGGAACTACGT CTACAAGGGAAGCATTGGTAATTCTTGGATTGTTCTCGGTGACATATTGCATGTGGGCATACACATGCTTCAATCGTACCATAATCAGAACAAGATTCAACATTAAGGGAAGCCCTTGGAACGATTGTCTTGCTCATGGATTCTGCTTGCCTTGCGCCTTATGTCAAGAGTATCGAGAGCTGGATCATCGGGGATTCGATCCTAGTCTTG GATGGTTTGAAAATGTTGAGAGACAAAAGAATGCAGTTGCCATTTACCAAATCACACCACCACAGCCTGCATCAATGACAAGATCATCATAG
- the LOC140971346 gene encoding bifunctional purple acid phosphatase 26-like, which produces MTKYKSKGMGSMVVPLLLSTFFMYSCISHASAGVTSAFVRNEWPSVDIPLDNEVFAVPKGYNAPQQVHITQGDYDGKAVIISWVTADEPGSNTVQYGLSEGKYDFTADGTFQNYTFYNYKSGYIHQCLVDGLQYSTKYHYEIGSGDSSRRFWFQTPPEIDPDASYKFGIIGDLGQTYNSLSTIEHCWQTDAHAVLFVGDLSYADRYDYNDVGIRWDSWGRFVERSAAYRAWIWSAGNHEIEYFPHLREVTPFRNYLHRYPTPYVASESSSPLWYAVRRASAHIIVLSSYSPFVKYTPQWRWLAQELKHVDREKTPWLIVLMHSPIYNSNDAHFMEGESMRVVFESWFCHYKVDVVFAGHVHAYERSYRISNIQYNVSTGASYPVPDKSAPVYITVGDGGNQEGLALRFRDPQPDYSAFREASYGHSTLEIRNKTHALYHWNRNDDGKRVPTDSFVLHNQYWGNNHRRRKLKKNHLHSVISKMAYSQ; this is translated from the exons ATGACTAAGTACAAAAGTAAGGGAATGGGCTCGATGGTGGTGCCTCTTCTGCTTTCGACTTTTTTTATGTACAGCTGCATAAGTCATGCAAGTGCTGGTGTGACTAGTGCCTTTGTTCGTAATGAGTGGCCATCAGTTGATATTCCTTTGGACAATGAAGTTTTTGCTGTGCCTAAAGGTTACAATGCTCCACAGCAA gtGCACATTACACAAGGTGATTATGATGGAAAGGCTGTCATAATCTCATGGGTGACAGCTGATGAACCAGGATCCAACACAGTTCAATATGGATTATCAGAGGGAAAATATGATTTCACAGCAGATGGAACTTTTCAAAACTATACCTTTTATAATTACAAATCTGGTTATATTCATCAGTGTCTAGTTGATGGTCTTCAG TACTCTACAAAGTATCACTATGAGATTGGGAGTGGTGATTCTTCCAGAAGGTTTTGGTTCCAAACACCTCCAGAAATTGATCCAGATGCTTCTTACAAATTTGGAATTATTG gTGATCTTGGTCAAACATATAATTCCCTTTCAACAATTGAGCATTGTTGGCAGACTGATGCACATGCTGTCTTATTTGTTGGCGATCTTTCATATGCTGATAGATATGATTATAATGATGTTGGTATCCGCTGGGATTCATGGGGTCGTTTTGTTGAGCGTAGTGCAGCTTATCGTGCATGGATCTGGTCGGCTGGAAATCATGAGATAGAGTACTTTCCACATTTG cgGGAAGTAACTCCTTTTAGAAATTATCTTCATAGATACCCTACACCTTATGTTGCTAGTGAGAGCAGTAGCCCACTTTGGTATGCTGTGAGACGGGCGTCTGCTCACATTATTGTCCTGTCTAGCTACTCTCCATTTG TTAAATATACTCCTCAGTGGAGGTGGCTTGCTCAAGAGTTGAAACACGTAGATAGGGAGAAGACTCCTTGGCTTATTGTCCTGATGCATTCTCCAATTTACAATAGCAATGATGCTCATTTCATGGAGGGGGAGAGCATGAGAGTTGTTTTTGAGAGCTGGTTTTGTCACTATAAAGTCGATGTTGTTTTTGCTGGTCATGTGCATGCCTACGAAAGATCG TACCGAATCTCAAACATACAATACAATGTATCGACTGGAGCTTCCTACCCTGTGCCAGACAAATCGGCTCCTGTTTACATTACTGTTGGAGATGGAGGAAATCAGGAAGGTCTGGCTTTAAG ATTTAGAGATCCCCAGCCAGATTATTCTGCTTTTCGGGAAGCCAGTTACGGACACTCCACCTTAGAGATAAGAAACAAAACACACGCGCTTTACCACTGGAATCGAAATGATGATGGCAAAAGAGTGCCAACAGATTCATTTGTGCTACACAATCAGTACTG GGGAAACAATCATCGAAGAAGAAAGCTGAAGAAGAACCATCTCCATTCAGTCATATCCAAAATGGCATACAGCCAGTGA
- the LOC140971347 gene encoding LOW QUALITY PROTEIN: putative chloride channel-like protein CLC-g (The sequence of the model RefSeq protein was modified relative to this genomic sequence to represent the inferred CDS: inserted 1 base in 1 codon), giving the protein MPFIFCELHGYMAISSGLASAEDEESPAVLEEPFLQYQQQRQQEESMRLRRSQSNTSSQVAIVGSNLCPIESLDYEIIENDFFKQDWRSGGKTHIFQYILIKWIFCFLIGVIVGLLGFFNNLAVENIAGIKFVVTSNMMLARKYTVAFLVFASSNFGLTLFACLITAFIAPEAAGSGIPEVKAYLNGVDAPAIFSLRTLIIKIVGSICAVSSSLNIGKAGPMVHTGAIVAAIIGQGGSDKFRLTWKWLRVFNNDRDRRDLVTCGSAAGIAAAFRAPVGGLLFALEELASWWRSALLWRAFFTTAVVAIVLRALIDVCLRGECGLFGKGGLIMFDVTSANISYQLRDVPPVLLLGVIGGIVGSFYNLLLDKILRIYNMINGKGIAYKIILACSISIFTSCLLFGLPWLAYCRPCPSDTSEPCPTIGRSGNYKKFQCQPGHYNDLASLFFNTNDDAIKNLFSKNTDSEFHLASMFIFFVTCYFLSIFSYGIVAPAGLFVPVIVTGAAYGRFVGMLVGSNSNLNHGLFAVLGSASLLGGTMRTTVSLCVIILELTNNLLLLPLSMLVLLISKTVADAFNGNIYDLIVTSKGFPYLESYAEPYMRQLTVGDVVTGPLRIFHGIEKVSNIVHILKTTRHNGFPVVDEPPLSVSPVLSGLILRAHLITLLKMKIFLQTPALVGSDASTRFSADDFSKGLGHGDKIEDVDLSEEEMEMFIDLHPFTNTSPYTVVETMLLAKAFILFRQVGLRHLLVIPKTSDRVPVVGILTRHDFMPEHILNLYPHLLTGRWKRLIFXVPSVTQAYLENCS; this is encoded by the exons ATGCCATTTATTTTCTGTGAATTACACGGCTATATGGCGATTTCGAGCGGCTTGGCTTCGGCGGAGGACGAGGAGTCACCGGCGGTGCTGGAGGAGCCGTTTCTGCAGTATCAACAGCAGCGGCAGCAGGAGGAGTCGATGCGCCTTCGCCGATCGCAGTCTAATACGTCCTCTCAAGTCGCCATTGTCGGCTCCAATCTCTGTCCAATTGAAAGCCTTGATTACGA GATCATAGAGAACGATTTTTTCAAACAAGATTGGAGGAGCGGAGGGAAGACCCATATATTTCAATATATACTCATTAAAtggatattttgttttcttattgGAGTTATAGTCGGTCTGCTTGGGTTCTTCAACAACCTTGCTGTAGAAAATATAGCTGGAATTAAGTTCGTCGTTACCTCGAACATGATGTTGGCCAGAAA GTACACGGTGGCTTTCCTTGTATTTGCATCGTCAAATTTTGGATTGACATTGTTTGCATGCTTGATCACTGCTTTTATAGCACCTGAGGCTGCCGGTTCAGGAATACCAGAGGTTAAGGCTTATTTGAATGGTGTAGATGCACCAGCAATATTTTCGTTGCGAACTCTGATCATCAAG ATTGTTGGAAGCATATGTGCTGTGTCATCGTCTCTTAACATTGGAAAGGCAGGGCCAATGGTTCATACAGGTGCCATCGTAGCTGCAATAATAGGTCAGGGTGGGTCAGATAAGTTTAGGTTGACCTGGAAGTGGTTACGGGTTTTCAATAATGATCGAGACAGGCGAGATCTTGTTACATGCGGATCTGCTGCAGGAATAGCTGCTGCATTTCGTGCTCCAGTTGGTGGTTTGTTGTTCGCTCTTGAGGAATTGGCATCTTG GTGGAGAAGTGCTCTGCTGTGGAGAGCTTTCTTTACTACAGCTGTTGTTGCAATTGTCCTTCGAGCTCTGATTGATGTCTGTTTGAGGGGTGAATGTGGATTATTTGGTAAAGGGGGTCTTATAATGTTTGATGTCACCTCAGCAAATATATCCTATCAACTGAGGGATGTACCTCCCGTTCTTCTTCTTGGAGTTATTGGAGGCATTGTTGGAAGTTTCTACAATCTTTTACTCGATAAAATTCTCcgaatatataatatgataaatgG GAAGGGAATCGCTTACAAGATAATTTTAGCGTGCTCTATCTCCATTTTCACTTCTTGTCTTCTATTTGGATTGCCATGGCTTGCATATTGTCGTCCATGCCCATCTGATACTTCAGAGCCCTGTCCAACAATTGGCCGTTCTGGAAATTACAAGAAATTTCAATGCCAGCCTGGTCACTACAATGATCTTGCCAGCCTCTTTTTCAATACAAATGATGATGCTATCAAAAATCTCTTCAGCAAAAACACAGACTCTGAGTTTCATCTTGCATCgatgtttattttctttgtcaCATGCTATTTCCTCAGCATTTTCAGTTATGGTATTGTGGCTCCTGCAGGCCTCTTTGTGCCAGTTATTGTGACAGGTGCAGCTTATGGACGATTTGTTGGAATGTTAGTTGGTTCTAACTCGAATCTCAACCATGGCCTCTTCGCAGTTCTTGGTTCTGCTTCTCTTCTTGGGGGGACTATGAGGACAACAGTTTCCTTATGTGTAATTATTCTTGAACTCACAAATAATTTATTACTGCTACCACTTAGTATGCTTGTTCTTCTCATCTCCAAGACTGTTGCCGATGCATTCAATGGAAATATATATGACCTCATTGTGACATCAAAGGGTTTTCCTTACTTAGAATCTTATGCTGAGCCATATATGAGGCAATTGACAGTTGGTGATGTGGTTACTGGCCCTCTTCGTATCTTCCATGGAATCGAGAAAGTAAGTAATATAGTCCATATCCTCAAAACCACGAGGCACAATGGATTTCCAGTGGTAGATGAGCCCCCCCTCTCTGTTTCTCCAGTTCTATCTGGTTTAATCCTTCGTGCTCATCTCATCACTTTATTAAAAATGAAGATTTTCTTGCAAACCCCGGCACTTGTTGGCTCAGATGCTTCTACACGGTTTTCAGCTGATGATTTTTCGAAGGGATTGGGCCATGGTGACAAAATTGAAGATGTAGATTTGTCCGAGGAAGAGATGGAAATGTTCATAGACTTGCACCCCTTTACTAACACATCACCCTACACTGTTGTAGAGACTATGTTGTTAGCTAAGGCTTTCATTCTTTTTCGTCAAGTTGGTTTGAGGCACCTGTTGGTTATTCCCAAGACTTCTGAC aGAGTTCCTGTTGTTGGTATATTGACGAGGCATGACTTCATGCCAGAACACATCCTTAATTTATACCCACATTTGTTGACCGGCAGATGGAAAAGATTGATAT CAGTTCCCTCAGTCACACAAGCTTATCTAGAGAATTGCAGCTAA